The following nucleotide sequence is from Phacochoerus africanus isolate WHEZ1 chromosome 6, ROS_Pafr_v1, whole genome shotgun sequence.
GCGTCACTGACAGATGCTGAAATTGGAATATCCTAAACTTTGTATGTGTcaggaaaagttcttttttttttttttttgtctttttagggccacacccatggtatatggaagctcccaggctaggggtcaaaccagagctatggctgccagtctacaccacagacacagtaacagtggatccgagctgtgtcggAGAACTACACACAGCTcgcggcagcaccggatcctcaaccccctgagcgatgccagggatcgcacctgcgtCCCCagggttgctagtcagattcgtttccactgagccatggcaggaactccagggagagtttatattttgacttctttcaaccatttaaaaatgtagcaATGCTCTTAACTGGCGGGCTGCACCGAAACAGGCCACAGTGTTGGTCAGCCCTGTCCTAGAGCCTTGACCTTGAGAGGAAGTGGGCTCTGGATGAACAGCTTTCCTCCAGGTAGCAAAGGATGACAGCAGGGCCCTGCCCACCTGAGGCTCCAAGAGGGACTCCTTGCCAGCCTCGGACACCGTCCCGATGCTTCCTATGTCCCCGGAGCCCAAGCGAGTGTGTGAGGTGATGCTGTGGGCCCCGTGTAAGGCCTGGCCGGGGTCTCTCTTGGTCTTGTGGGGCCACCCTCTCCTCTCCAGCCAGATGAACGCCACCCCCTTTCCACTCTCCCTCAGATCCAAGGAtctgccctccccacctgcccggTCCCCAGAGAGCTGTGGGCCACCCCGACGTGCTTGTTGCCCAGTGAGCTTGTGAGCAATGCCCATCTCCCAGGGGTTGGAAGCCGCCCAGGCCGAGGGCCAGGGCAAGCTCAGCAGGTCCCAGGAGTGTCATGTGTGCGCAGTCCCCCAGCTCCCAGACCAGCATTGAGCTCCTTTGTGACCAGGGGCCAAGGTGACGGATGCCGGGGCGGGAGGCTGGCAGGGGTGGGCCGGGAAGGCAGCTTGGGACAGATGGCAGGCCTGGCAGGTGAGGGCACTGGAGGAAGAGGTGGGCCACCCACAGCTGAGGACCAGACTCAGAGTGTGGGATAGCAAGGGTCAGCCAGCAGCAGTACCCAGGGTCAAGGGTTGGCCTCTTCAGCCCAGAGATAAGCGAACAGCGTTTGGGGTCTTCGGGCTGACCCCGCTGCAGGTGCCCTGGGGTTTGGTTCCGTTCAACAAACGCGAGTGCCTCCGTGGGCCCTGTGCTGGCCGGAGAGGGATAAACCGTCAGCCACCCGTCCCCCTCTTGGGAGTACATGCAAGTGTGGAAGCAGCAGGGATGCTGAGCCCGGGTACGTGGGAGCAGGCACGTGGGGAGGCCTCCTGGGTGGGTGACCCCTGCAGAGTTTGAACAGGAGCCAGACAGGGGTGAGAGCAGGTGCAGGAaggccaggcccccaggcccGCCTGCATGTGTGCGTGCGCCTGCACTCCTgggtgtgtgcacacgtgtgctgCAGCTCTGCAGAGCCCCATCACCCAGCTAGTCGGGATTCATTGAGGAAAGTTACCATGTTTGAAAAAAACCGACAGAAGCAAGCGTCTGGGTACGTGAGAAAGCTTTCCTTTCTGGAACGGACTGCATCGCACCAGCTAACTGATTTCGCGAGGGGTCATTTCTGAGACTCCCAGTGCTCGACAGCGTGTGATCCTGAGTGTGGACATTCGGCGTGGCCAGCACAGCCGTCGCTTCCCCCGATGCCTGGCTGATGGCGAGCCGCAGGGACCCGGGCCTGCCGTGTAGACCACAGCTCGTCAGCGGAGCACCCTGAGCAAGCCTCTCATTTCCTGAAGCGTCGGCACATTCTGCTGACTTGAAATGGGACCAGAACTCCCCTTCCTAAGGCTCCTGCGGTGTAAAGGTCGAGGCCGACACCTCGAATTCGAGGCTGGATGCGTAAATATTTTAACGGGCACGTTAGCAGTGATTTTGAAAGGTGCTTCCCTCCTCCTTTGAAATGACTTCCTCCTTCTgcacagtttatttttcttagtagTTAGCACAATATTCCATTTCTCGGCGCCTTTGGCGGTGTAAAACATTGGCTAAGTGGCCCGCTGGCCTGCCAAGGCCCCTCTTGTTTTCTCAGGTATGCTCTCCGCTGCAGTGCGACACAGAGGTGCGCGATCCAGGTCTCCAGCTGGGCGAGTTGTCACCTGGGGCCCCGTGCAGATCCCGATCAGAACCGCCGGCAGCCCCCATCCTGGCTTCTGCCAGCAGAGCCTCCTTTAGGCCCTCTGGGCGGCGTGTCGATGGATCCCCCAGTGTGTGCTCTCGTGCATCTAGTGTGCGCGGGGTTTGGCCGTGTTGTGTGCAGGGGCTTGTGCATTCCAGGTGCTGCCTGGTGCTCCCTTGTACGAACGTGCCAGGGCCTCGCGTTTGTGGGGCGGGGCAGGACTGGGCAGCATAGACTTTGAAATCAGGCGGCCCTGGGTTTAAATCTTGGGACCCTCCACTTTCTGCTCTGTGACCCAGACCcaattacctaacctctctgagcttccaatTCCCCATCTGAGAAGGGGCCGCGGTGTCCCTGGGCGGCCCAGAGGATTGAGTGAGAGAAACACCAGACACACCCCTCGGCTCCCTCTGGACACACACTCATGCTTCCCTTCTTGCCACCCATTCTCGCAGCCACTCAGAAGCCGGCTGCTGGGGTCCCTTGGCGTGTTGGTGTCTGTCAGGCCCCCGTGCATTGCGGTGGATTTCGGCCAGCGAGGCCCAGGGTGCTGGGAGCCCAGGCCCTCGCCACCGTGACGCTGCGGTCCCCGACCCGCCTGGCTCTGGGCTGACAGGCTCGGCGCCTGGGGCCCGAGGGTGGCGTTAgcagcccccaggccctggccagTGCTGGTGGAACGAGAGGGGCTCGGCGTCGGGCCACCACCCCCCGCGCTGCGGGCCTGGCGTGGCTCCTTCTTCCATCTGCGACGGCCGCCGTGTTCGCCCGCAGGCAGATCCCAGGGCATCCGCGCCGCGGCCGAGGTGCTGGCCTCGGGCCCCCCCCCCGGGGCTTCCCGGCTGGGCTTTGGTGGAGGTCGTGCCGCCCGCCCGCGGGTCACGCCGCGTGTCTGTTGCAGGCCTGCCGGAGCAGTACTACAGCCTCACCTGGTTCCTGAGCCCCATCCTCGGCCTCATCTTCACGCCCCTGATCGGCTCCGCCAGCGACCGGTGCACCCTGAGCTGGGGCCGCCGGCGGCCCTTCATCCTGGCGCTGTGCGTGGGCGTGCTCTTCGGGGCCGCCCTCTTCCTCAACGGCTCGGCCATAGGTGAGTgtcccggccccggccccggcctccGCGGACGGGCCGGACGGGCTTCAGGCCCGGCCCACGTGGGAACGCCGCGGGGACCTGTTCTCAGGGAGCGCTTCCTGTTGTTTGTAATGCGTATCTGACACTGCGTCCTGTTTCCAGCATTATTtcagaaattatctttttttttttttctctccttttcttagaCTTGGTTTTGAAAATGTCCAGACCTGGTGTggtccttgttttttttgtttcctgtgctCAGGGTTTGcgttgcttttgttgttgttgttttgttttcagttaaaGCAGCTCTATGTGGGAAAACAGCTTTTGCCTTGAGGGCGCCCGTCAACACTGGGAAGAACACAGCCCTGTTTTCCGGCAGCGGTGGCTTCCTCCGTGTTGGGACAGGCGGGCTTGCCCCAAGCCTGCGGCGGTCTGGCGGGGGGCGCTGTCCCCGGAAGGCTCAGGAGGGTGGGGGCCGCAGAAAACGTTTCTGTGCAGCCAGAGCCTCCCTGGGCTGCTCAGAGGCCTGCGTGGGGCCGGCTGCGCGAGCTCGGCCCCAGGCGTGGTGGGGGCGGCTGAGGGAGGCCCCCTGAGCTGCTCCCCTGGGCTCCTCCAGCGGGATGTCCCCAGGCCAGAAGTCCAGGGGGCACAGTTCAGTGGGAGCCCTGCGGCTTTCTCAGGGGTGTCTGTGGGGTGGTCCTGCCCGCCAAGGCCCTCCCGCCCCACACCCTGTCTGTCTCCCGGGCATCACGGGGTCAAGGTGGCCAGCAGGGAGCGCCTGGACAGAAGCCCCCGCCCTCGTGCGGGATGGGTCTTTCTGCCACCTGCCTCATGTGCAGAGCTTGGAGGCTGGTCCCAGGTCCCGGGCCCCAGACTGTGAGCCCAGTGCCACCTAGTGGACAGAGTGCCCCTCAGTCCCATAGCCGTGAATCCAGTAAAACCCGCTTCAGCTCAGCTGTCGGGGAGCAGGTTGGTCTGCCTTCACCTGAGGCAGGTGTGTGATTATGGCTTATAACCTACTTTCGGGGGACGTGCGCCAGAAGTGAGACCGTTTGCTTCTTCAGAGCTGCATCCTTCTGGAACCCAGGCCACACGGAGAATTAGCTTGAATAAGTCCCGGTGGAAGGAGTGAATGTTTGTGAGCTACTATTTCACTTCTGATCTGGCAGATCTGGAGTAGCTTTGGGCTGTGACACAGCCTGCAGGGCTGCTTGGACGCCTCAGCACAGGTGCACGAAGGGGCCATCAGTGTTGTGGCCTCCACAGGTTAAGTCCCTGTAAAGCGAGTTGGAAAGTGTGCGCTGTGAGCCTCCCTCAGTCGGAGTCAAGCGGAGCTGTCCTCTGTGACGTCGCAGTGTCCGAGGAATCCAGCGGCGCTGGGATGGTCAGGAGAACCCACGTGTTGTGGAGGCGCAGACCCTAGGTCGGCAGGCACACCTGCTCCCTCGAGGCAGCTGACTTCGGCCTCCCGACAGGGTGCACGTCGGTGCTGTGAGCGCCCGGGCCTGTCCCACGCCCCCTTTTCTCGATGCTCTTGGCGCTCCAGGCAGCCCCCGTGAAGGCAGGCAGGAGGGGCCGCTCCCCGTTTTGAGTTACAAAGCATGAAGGCGAGTGAGCTCAGCGAGGCCCGCTGGAGAGTGATGCGAGCAGCGAGACAAAACGCTGCAGACGCAGAAACGGGAAAAGCGCAGCTCCCCTTCCGTACGGAGAGTCTGTGCCAAGGAGCCCACCCCCtctggctggggtgggaggccACCGTCCCCCTGGGAGGCCCCTGCCTGCACCTGGGCGCTGAGGTTCGGCTGCTCCTTCGTGCCTGGCCAGGTCTGTCCCTCGGCGATGTCCCCAACCGGCAGCCCATTGGCATCGTGCTCACGGTGCTGGGAGTGGTGGTCCTGGATTTCAGCGCTGACGCCACCGAGGGGCCCATCCGAGCCTACCTGCTGGACGTGGTGGACAGCGAGGAGCAGGACATGGCTCTGAACATCCACGCCTTCTCTGCCGGTGAGAGCGCACCCTTGACCCTGGCCCCCACTGCCCGGGCCTCACCGGGCTTGTCTGAGGTCGGGGGTGGGTGGGCGAGGCGGCTTCCCTCCGACCCCGGTGAGCGAGGCGGCAGGCAGGACCCCAGCAGGGCCAGTGACTGGTCTGGGGTCGGGAGGGCCCTGTGCGGGCCGCTCCCTGTGGCCGGCAGCCTTCACGTCGATGGGAGGTTGGTGGAGTCCTGAGCTTAGGGGGTGGCAGTTCGCCCCCAGAGTGGCCACCTGCTTCCCGTCCCAGTGCCCGTCCCTCTTGGTTCAGGAAGCAGGATCCGTCAGGTCAGGACCCCAGACCTTGGGTCGGCCGCCGTCCTTGTTCCGTCGTCCTTCCCCTTTCTCACCTTGCggttgggggcggggtgggtcTGGGTCCCTCCCGGCCGGTCTCCCCCGTCGGCGGCCAAGGCTGCCTCACCCCTCATAGCTGTCTCGTTCCCTCCTGTCCCTCAGGTCTTGGTGGGGCCATCGGCTACGTGCTAGGGGGGCTGGACTGGACTCAGACCTTCTTGGGCTCCTGGTTCCGCACGCAGAACCAGGTGCTCTTCTTCTTCGCGGCCATCGTCTTCACGGTGTCGGTGGCCCTGCACCTGCTCAGCATCGAGGAGGAGCAGTACAGCCCCCAGCAGGAGCGCAGCGTGGAGGCGGCCGACGCGCTGGCTCCCGGCCTCCGCGCCAGCGTCCTGGACGGCGGCGCCCTGTTCCCCGACGAGGTGCAGTCGGAGCACGAGCTGGCCCTGGACTACCTGGACGCGGGCCTGGCGCGCAGCAAGAGCGACTCGGTGCTGCACGTGCCCGACGCCGCGCTGGACCTGGAGCCCGAGCTACTCTTCCTGCACGACATCGAGCCCTCCATCTTCCAGGACGCCTCCTACCCCAGCACGCCCCGCAGCACCAGCCAGGAGTTCGCCAGGGCCCGGCCGCCGCGCCTGCCCCCGCTGCGGCGGGAGCCCGCCGGGGAGGATGAGACCCTGCTGGAGAACCACCTGGACGCAGCCCGGCTCCCGAACGGGGGCGGCTCCCCGCCATGCGACGGCCTCGTCGGCTTCAGCAGGGCGGACGTGAAGCCCCCGGTCGCGTCGGGCTCCGTGCGGCGGCGCCGGCACATGTTCCGCCGGCAGGCTTCCAGCACCTTCTCCTACTACGGCAAGATCGGGTCCCACCGCTACCGCTACCGGCGGGCCAACGCCGTGGTTCTGATCAAGCCCTCGCGCAGCATGAGCGACCTCTACGACCTGCAGAAGCGGCAGCGGCAGCGCTGCCGGCGCCGGCATCAGAGCGGGGCCACCACGTCCAGCGGGGACACAGAGAGCGAGGAGGGGGAGGGCGAGACCACCGTGCGGCTGCTGTGGCTGTCCATGCTGAAGATGCCCAAGGAGCTGGTGCGgctctgcctctgccacctgctcACCTGGTTCTCCGTCATCGCCGAGGCCGTGTTCTACACCGACTTCATGGGCCAGGTCATCTTCGAGGGGGACCCCAAGGTGAGCACCCGGACCCCACTCGGGACACTCGCAGCCACTTGTGAGAGACACAGGAGACTTGGGGAAGCTAGGCGGTGCCCTGAGCTCAGGGCGGCCCCAGCGTCTGGCAGGCCGCCAGCACGCGTTCAGCCCAGCATCCGGGTGGGTGTGTGCGGGGCTCCGGTGCTGGCCTGTGTGTCTCCTACGGTTAATGTGGTCGGGGGTCATCACGTGACCCCGAGAGGGGTTCACACCTGGGCCCACGGCAAGCAAACTGCCAGGCTGTCACACCTGTAGGAGCACAGTGGAGCCAGAGACGGGCCCCATGCCAGCTCTCGCCAAGTACAGACCACCCCGGGACTTGGGGCATAGAATAGCCAACTGTGGTTACTTGCGGCCGGGTCAGCTGGGCACGGCCTCCAGTCTCCACGGCATCAGCTGGCTCATATCTACCTGTACCTGTGTGCCGAGGTTGGGCAGGATGGCCGCAGTACCGGCTCGGGCCTCCCCAGTCTCTGAGCTGCTCTGTGCCAACGCTGGGCTCCCAGGGGGCATAGgcgggagcagggctggggtagATCTTGCGAATCACCCTCTGCAGCCCGACCTGGGTCGTGGCTACTTTGCCGCCATGCGGTGTTTCCATTGCCTGCGGTAACCAGCTTGCCTGCAGCTAAGAGCAAAATAACCCCCTTTCCCTGGAGGTGCAGCATGCCGTTCCCGCCCCCTGAAGCCCAGTCCCGTTTCTCAAACAGGCCCCGTCCAACTCTACGGCCTGGCAGGCCTACAACTCGGGCGTGAAGATGGGCTGCTGGGGACTGGTCATCTACGCGGCCACAGGTGCGACCTGCTCAGGTAAGCGGCCCTTGGGCAGCTGCTCGGCCACCAGAAAGAGAGGCAGCATCCTGCCCTGCGGACAGTGGGCCCTGACTGCACAGCGGCATTGAAACCCGTGCATTTGGGGGATGAGCCGCTGCAGCTGATGTCCCGAGACCCTCGGCGGGCTGTCCTCCATGCAGGCGCCTGCCTAGGGCCCCTGGGGTAATGGCAGCGCTGCCCAGCCATGCCCCGAGCCAGGAAGCCAGGGAGAGGTGGGCCAGGCATCCTGCTCTTGCCTGAAGGCGTGCAGTGGGTCAGGGCCTGCTCGCGGTCCGGGCGGCTGGACAGAGGCCTTTCCCTAGGGGTCAGCTGTGTCCAGGAGCACAGGGGTTCAGGGTGCCACGCTTCAGTCCTGGGAGCCACGTGACGGCACCCCTTCTGGAAATGGTGCAGAGAGGGTCTCCTAGGCCAGTCTAGGCTGGGCCCCCTGCCTGTTTTCTCCCCAGGAACGAGCAGGGTGACTGCCAGTAGCAGGAGGCAGCCAGTGCTgagttcccaggacagctgggtcaGGAGGATGGACAGCagcctaccctaaccctaacccagaCCCAGAGGGTGGGCCCCCAGGAGGAGAACCAGCCACAGCGCAGTTCTCGAGTTAGGACAAGGCCCCCCCGAGCGGGCACCGGGTCGGTGGAAGGACctggcagggcagggaggccccAGGGAGCTGCAGGGTGGGGCCGGGTCCTGGGGTCGGGAACCAAGACGGAGTGGGGCCCCTGGTAGCAGAGTGGGGCCCAGCGAGCCGCAGCCCTGCTCCGGGGGAGTGTCGGGCACCGCAGTGGGGTCCCGTGCGCGGTGGTGGCGGGGGCGCAGGGACAGAGGCCGGGCCGGGAGGAGGCGGGctgtgtgggggggggcggggcggagagCCAGCAGGCCGCACCCACTGGTCACCGGGCGGCCTCGCCTCCCCGCAGCCCTGCTGCAGAAGTACCTGGACAACTACGACCTGAGCATCAGGGTCGTCTACGTGCTGGGGACGCTGGGCTTCTCCCTGGGCACGGCGGTGATGGCCGTGTTCGCCAACGTCTACGTGGCCATGGCCATGATCAGCTCCATGGGCGTCGTCTCCATGAGCATCTCCTACTGCCCCTACGCCTTGCTCGGCCAGTACCACGACATCAAGGAGGTGCGTGGCCggaggggcggcggggggcgggcgAGGCCCGGGGGCGCCGTGTCCCCGGCCCAGGACGCGCACCAGGACCCGCGATCAGACCCATCTGGCTCCAGAGCTCGTGCGGGTTCCCCGCTCAGCCCCAGACAGAGCGCTGTACCTGCTCGGGGTGGGGTCGGGGGAGACGGTCGCGACACGACCGTCCCCTGGGGGGAGCTCTGACGTGGCCCGGAAGGGGGCGGTCCAAGGCCCGGGGCGCCCTGCCCCTTCCGCGGCTGGCACCCGGGGCGGGGGCTTCAGGTGCCTGTCACGGGGTTGCGGTTTGGCGAAGAGTGGCTGCCTGGCTCCCAGGTTCCCCTCACAggcccccaggggagggggagctCTGCCCAGCACTGTCCCGTCCCGCGTAGCTTGTCGCTTGGAACAGCGACAAGGCAGGTGACATCCATTTTAACAGCACGTCACCTACCCCAGTAGCTCAGGGACATCCGCGCAGCGCTGCCGCGTTGTCGTAGAAAATGGAGCTGCTTTGTCTGCTCCCCGAGGCTCCGACCCGCGGCGTTTAcgtcacacctgcagcacctcTCGTTGCAGACGGGCCGCCTTTCAGAGGCTCCGTAGCCCCGGGCAGGCTCTCAGAGCGGCTGCAGACCCTGTGGGGGGAGGAGAAAACCACAGGAAAGCTCACGATGGTCTCTCCCCAAACCCAAAGACCTTTAGTCCTGATCACACCATGCGCAAAACtaggaaagcaaaagaaatgcaCCGTGATTGGGCGTCGCCAAACACACAGCCCGGGGAGTCCCGAAAGCAGCGTTGTCTTTTACACCCGCTGTGGAGCTGAGGTCCAACCCGGCTGCAGAAGTGTCTGCAGGGGTCGGTGAACAGCCTCGTGGCTGGGCAGCGGGGAACAGACACTCGCAGCACCAGCCAGACCGGGCGCAGAGCGTGAAAAGTTCACGCCCTGGCTTCTGACACCGCGGCTGGTCCTGCTGCTTTTTGAACGTTATAAACCAGCCGGTCTGCCGCCTCTGTCTCCCCTCGGGCCTGTGATTCCCACTTCCGCGCCCTCGCCCGGGTTCATCCATCCTTCCGGCTGGGGGCGGCTTGTCCGTCTCCTGGGTGGGGGTCACCGCTGCTGCCGCCCAGGACTTTCTTGCCCACACCTTCTCTTGCACCTGCACCCTCAGCCTGCGGTCCCCCGGGagagactgggggggggggggtatctctgtctgacttaagGTGAAAGATCAAACCGCGGTCGGTCTGTCCTCAGAAGCTACCCTGTCTCGGGTAGTTTTACAAGGCTTGGAATCTGGTAGCGTCTGTCTGGGAATCTGCTGCTTCCTCCAGATTGTCTTGGCCCCTCGTGACCATCtccttttcatttaaatgttAGAATAAgcttctgggcttttttttttttttttttttggccctgtgGCCtatgggccggggattgaacccgagctgcacctgcaagtgtgccccagctgcagcagtgccggctccttaacccgctgtagcACCTCGGAGGGTCCCCGTGCCCAGCCCTAACACGTGTTACTTACGTTCCTTGCCTTATCACAACGGCCAGAACCGCCAGTGCTGTGTCCAGAAGCAGTGAGACGGGGTCAGGGAGCCAGGCGGCGTGGTCGCCCAGCAGCTGGGGGTCAGGCAGGCTTGGGTCCAGGCTTCTGAGCCACCGTTCCGACCGCGGGGATGTGTAACCGCCGGCCCTCTGACCGTGTTCTCTTGCAGTACGTCCAGCACAGCCCCGGGAGCTCCAGGCGAGGCTTTGGCATAGACTGCGCCATCCTCTCCTGCCAGGTCTACATCTCCCAGATCCTGGTGGCCTCCGCCCTGGGCGGCGTGGTCGACGCCGTTGGGACTGTGCGTGTCATCCCCATGGTGGCCTCCGTGGGCTCGTTCCTGGGCTTCCTGACGGCCACCTTCCTGGTCATCTACCCCGAGGTGTCCGAAGAGGCCAAGGAGGAGCAGAAGGGCTTGTCTTCCCAGCCGCTGGGCGAAGGCGGGAGCGGCGGCGGCGAGAAGCCCACCGTGCTGCGGCTGTCCCGGAAGGAGGGCCCGCAGGGGCCCGTGGAGACCGAGTCCATGGTCTGAGCCGCGCTGGCACGCGCGTCCCGGGGGCGCAGGGAGGCAGGGGGCGCACGCCGCCCCGCGGGCTGGCTGCTTGGGCCTGGGCGGCCTGCACAGCCCAGAGCCGCTTGGCACAGCTGAGGCGCGGTGGCCGTGGGGGAGGTTTGCGCCACGAGGCAACAATGCCAGCCGCGTTCACTACGTTTTCCACAATTAAAAGAAATcgtttgaaatcttttttttttaatcgaaaaAGATCTTCTAATTTCAACGGTATCTTTTATTCTGCAGGTATATTACTCTGcatgttttaaaactgtaaaCCAGATTTACAATATAGACAATaagcaatttagaaaaaaagtaagatttctgcatttctaaagtcatcattgaaaacaaaatatatgatgTCCTTTGCTATATCTTATCTGAATACTTCAGATAACAGTCGTGTAGTCAGTGACTAAAACATTTTTATCCAATTTTTCCCCTGTGGATGCCTACAGGTATTTGGACGTTCTGTCAGATCTCGTCACATTTTGTTGGTGCTGCAGCTATTGGagagtatttttctctttgattatttTCGGGGGGAAAagttcttcccccccccccccccaaactgtggTTTTCTTAGAAGAACAGCATCTCCTGTTTTCCTCAGAGTTTTGCAGATTGTGCCCGGTCAGCCCTGTTCCAGGGCGGCGGGCAGTGGCAGCAGTGACACCAAAGCTGGGAGGAAGCAGGGCCCCGGGATTCTCATGGGGAGACCAGGGCGAGTCACGGGCTGGGATGGGAGGCCCGCGGGGCGGCCTGGAGCTGGCAGTTTGGCCCCACGCGTGGGCGCGCCGGTgcccagcccccggcccccaATTTGTCCCAGGGCCCCCAGAGGGGCTGTGCCTCGCCTGGCACTTCGGCCCATCTTTCAGCCACTCGCTGGGGAGACAGACGACGGGCAGGGCTCCGGCCGCCAGGCCCGTGCTCCTCTGGCCTCCACGCCTGCGCGCCCCACTTGCTGCCACAATCGGAACCGTCTCACGGTGAAGAGAGGGTATCTTTGGGACAAAAGGAAGGTCCCCTCATGGGTCAGCTCGAGCGGAATTCCTGGGTCCCGAGAGCACCAAGCTCGGGTGCCCGGGCGGCGCTGTCGTCACCTCCGCAGCTGCTTGGAAATATGCTCTTCGAACCACAGTCTCTTTATAACTAAGCAGTTTCTGCTTTGGCTTCTTCGGGACAGCCAGTCTGCGTTTGCCGAtctcaggaggaggaggacggCCTGCTCTTTCCGGAGAGAGGGAGACAGTTATAATACTTCGCTGCCTCAagttgatggtttttttttttttaaataaagtacttTAAAGTGCATGAGAATCATG
It contains:
- the SLC45A4 gene encoding solute carrier family 45 member 4 — encoded protein: MKMAPQNADAESMQVQELPVALPDLKPGGTEAEPRDETISEGSIDRIPVRLWVMHGAVMFGREFCYAMETALVTPILLQIGLPEQYYSLTWFLSPILGLIFTPLIGSASDRCTLSWGRRRPFILALCVGVLFGAALFLNGSAIGLSLGDVPNRQPIGIVLTVLGVVVLDFSADATEGPIRAYLLDVVDSEEQDMALNIHAFSAGLGGAIGYVLGGLDWTQTFLGSWFRTQNQVLFFFAAIVFTVSVALHLLSIEEEQYSPQQERSVEAADALAPGLRASVLDGGALFPDEVQSEHELALDYLDAGLARSKSDSVLHVPDAALDLEPELLFLHDIEPSIFQDASYPSTPRSTSQEFARARPPRLPPLRREPAGEDETLLENHLDAARLPNGGGSPPCDGLVGFSRADVKPPVASGSVRRRRHMFRRQASSTFSYYGKIGSHRYRYRRANAVVLIKPSRSMSDLYDLQKRQRQRCRRRHQSGATTSSGDTESEEGEGETTVRLLWLSMLKMPKELVRLCLCHLLTWFSVIAEAVFYTDFMGQVIFEGDPKAPSNSTAWQAYNSGVKMGCWGLVIYAATGATCSALLQKYLDNYDLSIRVVYVLGTLGFSLGTAVMAVFANVYVAMAMISSMGVVSMSISYCPYALLGQYHDIKEYVQHSPGSSRRGFGIDCAILSCQVYISQILVASALGGVVDAVGTVRVIPMVASVGSFLGFLTATFLVIYPEVSEEAKEEQKGLSSQPLGEGGSGGGEKPTVLRLSRKEGPQGPVETESMV